The following proteins come from a genomic window of Micromonospora zamorensis:
- a CDS encoding DUF3618 domain-containing protein, which translates to MSSDPDRIRREIETTRTELSYDVDALTDKVNPRRIAGDRAGQARDAFTRAKEKMMGSSSHMGQEASQRMSHMAGSVREETHSLGQQSRERAQGNPMAAGLVAFGVGLLAASLIPPSGRERQLAGRARTMVSEHSDQLREQASQVGHQVQDNLREPAQQAAQSVRSSAQQGMSAVRDQGRSAAGQVQGEAHAAVDDVRQR; encoded by the coding sequence ATGTCCAGTGATCCGGATCGGATCCGGCGGGAGATCGAGACCACCCGCACCGAGTTGAGCTATGACGTCGACGCGCTGACTGACAAGGTCAACCCGCGTCGGATCGCCGGTGACCGTGCCGGGCAGGCCCGGGATGCGTTCACCCGAGCGAAGGAGAAGATGATGGGCAGCTCGAGTCACATGGGGCAGGAGGCCAGCCAGCGGATGTCGCACATGGCCGGCTCGGTCCGCGAAGAGACCCATTCTCTCGGGCAGCAGTCCCGCGAGCGGGCTCAGGGCAACCCGATGGCCGCTGGCCTGGTGGCCTTCGGCGTCGGTTTGCTGGCTGCCTCGCTCATCCCGCCGAGCGGGCGCGAGCGGCAACTCGCCGGGCGTGCGCGGACCATGGTGAGTGAGCACTCTGACCAGCTGCGTGAGCAGGCGAGTCAGGTCGGCCACCAGGTGCAGGACAACCTGCGGGAGCCCGCACAGCAGGCGGCACAGTCGGTGCGGTCCAGTGCCCAGCAGGGCATGTCCGCCGTCCGCGACCAGGGCCGTTCGGCCGCCGGTCAGGTGCAGGGGGAGGCCCATGCGGCCGTCGACGACGTTCGGCAGCGCTGA